Below is a window of Streptomyces sp. NBC_00223 DNA.
GGGGGGAGCGGGGGGAGTCATACGATCATTCTCCCACCTGGGAATCCGCCTCAGGACGTCCCACTCGGGGAGGAGAGACCCCCGACTTCACCCCGATATCCCCCGGAACCAGGCCGGGGACCGTGGCCCCCGCGGCGCGGGCGAGGCACGATGGAGGCACCAGAACCCCGCACGGTCCCGGCAGGACCGCGCGGGGCCGGCCTTCGCCGCAGGAGCCGCAGCATGCTGACCACGACCCTCTGTGCCGCCCTGTCGGCGGCCGGGCTGGCCGTCGCCGTGCTGACCGCCTACCGCCGCCGCTATCTCGCGGCCACCCGGATGGCCGCGCTCGCCCTGCTGCCGGTCGGCCTGGCGATGGCGGGCCTGGTCACCCTCGGCCGCAAGATCGCCACGGCGGTCGGCGACTGGTCGGCCGATCTGATCTTCAAGCCGACGGTGTGGACCGGCTTCGGTGTCCTCGCCTGTTCGGCGCTGCTCTACGGCGTCACCCGGCTCTTCGGCCGCCGCAAGCGGGGCGAGGAGGCTTCGGGCGGCCCGGGCGCGGGCTCGGGTGCGGGCGCTTCGGTCGGGGGCCGGAGCCGGGGCGAAGCGGAAGGCAGGCGGGCCCCGGCCGCGGCGTCCGGCGGGTCCGCCGCGGCGATCACGGCGGGCCGGGGATCGGGGCGGCGCAAGGCGGCCTCCGACAGCGGTCTGTCGGACTTCGCGGACGTCGAGGAGATCTTGAAGCGCCGCGGTATCTGAGCCGCCGCGGCCGCTCGTTCGCGCGGGCCCGAACCGTAAAACCGCCGTTCGCGCAAGTCGGTCCCGGCATCCGAGACATGGGTAAACGCCCTTGTGAAGTCCGCGTGTTGGGCCACGAGCGGTCCCGCGCTGCGCGATCATCGGGCTGTGCTGCCCACCCACGGGGAACGTCTCGCCCCTCCGCGGCCGGACCGTGCCGAACCGCCCGTCTCCGCCCTCGCCGTCATCGGCCCCCCGCGCCGACCACCCGCCGCCGGGCCCGTCGTGGCCCCCGTTTCCTTACCGGCGAAGGCCCCCGTACGGGTCGCCGCGCCCGTACCGGAGGCCCGGCCCGTACCGGAAGCGGAATCTCCGCTGGAGGAGGCCAAGGGGTGTCTGTACGCGCTGTCGCAGCCGCCGCTGATGCTCTTCCTGTGCGTGGTCGGCGGGCTGATCGGTGGGGGAGCGGCGTGGGACCTGCTGTTCGTGTGAGGGGCGGGTCGTGCGGCGCGGCGGTCGTACGGGGCGCCGGTGGTGCGGCGTGGCGGTTGTACGAGGCCGCCGGTCGTGCGGCGCGGTGGTCGTACGGGGGCGCCGGTCGTACGAACGCCGGTTGTGCGGGGCGGTGGTCGTGGAGCACTCGGCTCGGGGACGCTTTGTGTGGCCCCCACCTCGCGTGGCGCGGCCTTCGGGTGGCGAGGCGGGCCCTGAGGGGCCCGCCGGGTCCCGCACAGGCGTTCGCGGGAGCTTCGGCGTACTCCGGCGCTCGCGGGGCGTGTGCGCCGCGCTCAGGCGTTCGCCTCGCGCCTGCGGGCCCGGTACGCCGCCACGTGCAGCCGGTTCCCGCAGGTACGGCTGTCGCAGTAGCGGCGTGAGCGGTTGCGGGAGAGGTCCACGAAGGCGTGCCGGCAGTCCGGGGCGTCGCAGCGGCGCAGCCGTTCGCGCTCGCCCGCGACGATCAGGAAGGCCAGCGCCATGCCGCAGTCGGCGGCGAGGTGGTCGGCCAGCGAGGCCCCTGGCGCGAAGTAGTGCACATGCCAGTCGTAGCCGTCGTGGGCGGTGAGCCGGGGGGTGGTGCCCGCCTCGTTGATCATGGCGTTGAGCATCGTGGCGGCCGCGGTGTCGTCCGTGGCGGCGAAGACCTGCGTGAACCGTTCCCGTACGGCGTGCACGGCGGTCACGTCCTGGGCTTCGAGCCTGCCCACCTCGCTTATCCGGTTGCGCTCCACGAAGCCGCGCAGGGCGGCGACGTCGCCGAGCGACTCGCGGCCGTCGATCTTTGGCTGCGTGTTGACCAGGTCCACCACGCTGTCGAGTGCGCACCTGGTGTCGTGGTTGATGAGCACGGAATCGCTCCTGCCGGCGTGATCTGGCCGCTGCGGTTCCGGTGACTCTAGCGCGCGAGAGCCGCCACCGTGGGGGTGCGGGGTCCACGATGACGGCTCTCGCGCCTGCGGCGTCGGACCGCTTGACGCGGCCCGGCACGGCAGGGTGGGGTCCGGGCAGTCCCCCCGAGTAGGACGGCCGCGGACGACGGGGGAACGGGGCTCAGCTCTCCGCGAGGATGTGCGAGAGCTCCGTGTCCAGATCGAAGTGGCGATGCTCGGTGCCCGGCGGAACCGCGGCGTCCGTCCGCTTCAGGAAGGACTCCAGGGCCCGCGCCGGGGCTTCGAGCAGTGCCTCGCCCTCCGGGGAGCTGAGGGCGATGCACACGACGCCTTGGCCATGACTGCGGGACGGCCAGACTCGTACGTCACCGGTGCCGGTAGGGCGGTGCAGCCCCTCGGCGAGCAGATCGCGGGCGAACACCCATTCGACCGTCTCTTCGGCTCCGGTATGGAAGGTGGCGTGCACGGCATACGGATCGGCCGTGTCGTACCGCAAGCCCGCGGGTACGGGCAGTGAGGATTCGCTCGACACAACGAGGCGCAGGTGCAGCTCGCAGCTGACCGTGGTGTTCATAAGCGCCCAGGCCTTTCGCTCAGTGTGCGCTCGGGGATTCGCACGTCGGCGAAATCGACATGCCACCTGCGGGGACGTTGTAAACACCTCTGAGGGGTTTGTGAGGCTTCTGGTACCTCGTCCGGCCCAGTTCCAGGACCGGTTCGGCGGCCATTTCGGTGACATCTCCGAAGTCGGCAAGTTTGGGCCGAAAACTACGGACGGTGATCACCTCCTCACCTCGCCGCGCCTCGGCGGGGATGGTCGGCGGCCCCGCGCGGGTGCGGTAAAGTTGTCGGCGCACCGGGGCGATTAGCTCAGCGGGAGAGCACTTCGTTCACACCGAAGGGGTCACTGGTTCGATCCCAGTATCGCCCACCCATGGTTCGACCTATGGACCCGTTGCATTCCAGTGGCCGCCCACCAGGGCGGCCACTGGCGTTTCCGGGGCCCGTCGCGGGCGGCGTGCGTCAGACGGAGAGCCCCTGGGCGGCGGCCTCCGCGTCAAGGTCGACGACGCGGTAGTCGGTGAGGCGCATGATGAGCTGGCTGGCCTGCAACCAGCGCGTGCGGCCGTCGTCCAGGGCGAGTGTGGCGACGCCGAGGGCCTGGGGCTGGTACGGGCCGGGGACGTACAGGGCGCCGTACACCCCTGACAGGTGGAAGCGCCGGGCGCGGACGGCGGTGTAGTGGTCGCGCAGGTGCGGGCAGAGCCGCACGGCGCGTACGGCGCAGGTCAGGCAGACGGGCGGGTGCGGCGACTCGACCGGGGCGGGCCAGGGCTCGCGTTCGTACTCGGCCCGGCCCATGAGCCACAGCACCCCGTCACGGCTCTCGTCGGCCGGCCCGCCGCACACCTGACACAGCACCCGCCGCATCGCCCGCCGCTGACGAAGGGTGTGCACCGCCCCGTACTCGGGCCTGCCCTTCCCCGGACTCACACCGAATCGACGCCACAGAATTCCGAACCGGTCGCGGTCGAGGGGGTGCTCATCGGCATAGGCGAGACGGCCGCGGTGAGCGACGAGCGTGGCGGACTGTTCCTTTTCGGATTCCGCGGACCACGCGGTGATGTAGGGCACGACACCGCGCAGAGGGAACGTGCCGAGGGGGCGGGAAGGGGCGGCGCTGGGCAGGGCCATAGGGCGGACTCCTTGGCGGGTACCGTTTGCTGGGAATTCCAGCCTTGTCGCCCGAACGGCCCCGTACAATGTGTGACCTGTAACCAAAGGCCCGGCGTGGACAGTTAGTTGAAGGTGTGTTCGAACAATGGAACTTCACGACGAGGAAAGTTCGGCGACTCCCCGGGCGATGCTCGGACGCCGTCTGCGACGCCTGCGGGAAACGGCGGAACTTTCGCAGCGCGCACTGGCGAACGCGGTCGGATATCCGCACACGTACATCAGCCGTGTCGAACGCGGCGAGCAGTTGCCGTCCGAGGCGCTGGCGGAAGCGTTCGACACGTACTTTCAGGCGGACGGACTGTTCGTCGATCTGCTGAGCATGGCTCAGGACGGCCTGATCGCCGACTACAGCCGCAAGATCGTGGCCAAAGAGGGCGACGCTACGCGTATTCAGGTCTTCACGAGCAGCCTTGTGCCTGGGCTGTTGCAGATCGAGGAGTACATCCGGGAGTCATTTACGATCGGGCTGCCGGGCGAAACGCTGTCGGAACTGGAGGCGCGGGTCGGCGTCCGCAAGAACCGCGCTGGCATCTTCGAACGGGCCGAGCCGCCCCTGTACTGGGCCATCATGGACGAAGCGGCCCTGGTGCGCGGCAGTACGAGCAAAGGCGTCATGGTTCGGCAGCTTGAACACCTGTTACGGATGGCGGAGCGTCCAAACATCACGCTCCAAGTTCTGCCATTTGCGCGAGGCTTCCATCCGATGATGGGCGGCAGTCTGACCCTGTTGACCCTGCGGGACGGCAGTACGGTGGCGCTGGTCGAGAGCTTCGACTCCGGCAACGGTGTAGAGTCCCCGAAGGGGGTGCTGTCGCTTGTCCAGCGCTTCGACATGGCGCGCTCCCAGGCCCTGACGGAGAGCGAATCGCTCGACCTTATCCGTCATTACCTGAAGGGATATGCGAAATGACTTCTCGTCCCATTGTGGATGCGTCCGTGCTTACCGGCTGGCGTAAGTCGTCCTACAGCGGATCAGAGAACGCGGCCTGCGTGGAAATCGCACCCCTCGGTGACGAAATGGCCACGCGGGACAGCAAGAACCCGACCGGTCCGGCGCTCGTCTTCTCGCAGGGCGCGTGGACGGCGTTCGTGCGCGGCATCGCGACGGGCGGCCTCGAAAACGCGTAGTTCCGCGTAATCGGAGACAGGAATAGTGCCCCCGACCGGCTGGACGGGGGCACTGTGCTGTTTTCAGGACCTTGAGTTGAGCGTTCGGCTGCGCGGGCCGGCGGCGAAATGCCCTGCGCGTACCGTCGATTGGCCGGACTGCGGGCGCACACTGGCCGTATGGACTGGAGCCGCTACCGATTTCGCAGCGCGTGGCAGCTCGATGCCGCGCCCGACGCTGTTTACGCCGTCCTGGAACGCCCCGAGGAGTACCCCGAGTGGTGGCCCCAGGTCCGCGAGGTCTGTGGGACCGGTGAGACCACGGCGGTGC
It encodes the following:
- a CDS encoding SsgA family sporulation/cell division regulator, whose product is MNTTVSCELHLRLVVSSESSLPVPAGLRYDTADPYAVHATFHTGAEETVEWVFARDLLAEGLHRPTGTGDVRVWPSRSHGQGVVCIALSSPEGEALLEAPARALESFLKRTDAAVPPGTEHRHFDLDTELSHILAES
- a CDS encoding DUF397 domain-containing protein, with translation MTSRPIVDASVLTGWRKSSYSGSENAACVEIAPLGDEMATRDSKNPTGPALVFSQGAWTAFVRGIATGGLENA
- a CDS encoding CGNR zinc finger domain-containing protein, which gives rise to MLINHDTRCALDSVVDLVNTQPKIDGRESLGDVAALRGFVERNRISEVGRLEAQDVTAVHAVRERFTQVFAATDDTAAATMLNAMINEAGTTPRLTAHDGYDWHVHYFAPGASLADHLAADCGMALAFLIVAGERERLRRCDAPDCRHAFVDLSRNRSRRYCDSRTCGNRLHVAAYRARRREANA
- a CDS encoding helix-turn-helix domain-containing protein, producing the protein MELHDEESSATPRAMLGRRLRRLRETAELSQRALANAVGYPHTYISRVERGEQLPSEALAEAFDTYFQADGLFVDLLSMAQDGLIADYSRKIVAKEGDATRIQVFTSSLVPGLLQIEEYIRESFTIGLPGETLSELEARVGVRKNRAGIFERAEPPLYWAIMDEAALVRGSTSKGVMVRQLEHLLRMAERPNITLQVLPFARGFHPMMGGSLTLLTLRDGSTVALVESFDSGNGVESPKGVLSLVQRFDMARSQALTESESLDLIRHYLKGYAK